A portion of the Channa argus isolate prfri chromosome 19, Channa argus male v1.0, whole genome shotgun sequence genome contains these proteins:
- the LOC137104411 gene encoding uncharacterized protein, whose amino-acid sequence MEHHTEDAEGQHAKAGLTHSDNQLKTKKKERSQITVRTSQKKDGKRIWDKSHYCLYCKKSNLKMARHLERKHMDEIDVAHAFSFPTGSKKRKTLLDSLRNKGDWQHNLKVLQEGEGEIVTWKQPSKKASVEDYLPCQHCYAMFRRTELWRHEKSCRVKIGEKGKGKRRRVQKASSKLIPIRASSEGIQKVIHSMLQDNVTCQVRSDEMICTYGDALFAKKGREQSQHRYIAQKMRELGRLVLAAREIDKSVKGLQDLCDPTKFHLVVKAARRVSNYNTNKVEYGKPSTAVKIGFSLKGATEAWIGSCLMTSNILGEKKAKKFKELLDNSWSSYVSANAHSTMEQRKWHNEDCVPLTEDVITLQKYLRKIEDEAKAELSKRVSTTAYKMLSESLLAQIIIFNKKREGEASRLTLDTFLKADSGPVNKDIYETLSPVEQQLSHRLTRLVTRGKRGRKVPVLLLERTKSSLEYLIKKRSEVGVLDENPFLFARIGTTTNIRGCDCLRKYAEKSKVSHPELLRSTKLRKHVATLCQLLDLDNQELEQVARFMGHDIRVHCEYYRQTDKTFQVAKIGKLLFAMEHGAQSLKGKSLKTLDSVVFGHEGTTKKGFKQTEQTETSDGDILKDREHLQLTMLSSPVKSQRTVTSRGHDSEDEVNADDAEDEANADDGEVKKKTASKRRLDESESDDEGGEVKKRTTGRTLDKRRKETASKRRHDESDDEGGKSKHTFSACLPL is encoded by the exons ATGGAACACCATACAGAGGACGCTGAGGGCCAACATGCCAAAGCTGGGTTAACTCATTCAGATAACCAActcaaaacaaagaagaaagagaggtcACAAATTACTGTAAGAACAAGCCAGAAAAAAGATGGTAAAAGGATCTGGGACAAGTCCCATTACTGTTTGTATTGCAAGAAATCTAATTTGAAGATGGCAAGACActtggaaagaaaacacatggaTGAAATTGATGTTGCCCATGCCTTCAGTTTTCCAACCGGTTCCAAAAAAAGGAAGACGCTGTTGGATTCTCTTCGCAATAAGGGTGACTGGCAACACAATCTAAAGGTTTTACAAGAAGGAGAAGGGGAGATTGTGACATGGAAACAGCCCTCTAAAAAGGCTTCTGTTGAAGACTATCTGCCTTGCCAACACTGTTATGCAATGTTTAGGAGAACTGAACTCTGGAGACATGAAAAATCATGTAGAGTCAAAATAGGTGAAAAAGGgaaagggaaaagaagaagggTACAAAAGGCTTCTTCAAAGCTGATTCCAATTAGGGCATCATCTGAAGGCATTCAGAAGGTCATTCATAGTATGTTGCAGGATAATGTAACCTGTCAAGTCAGAAGTGATGAGATGATATGTACATATGGAGATGCGTTATTTGCAAAAAAGGGACGTGAACAATCTCAACATAGATACATTGCACAGAAGATGAGAGAACTTGGACGGTTGGTGTTGGCTGCCAGGGAAATTGACAAAAGTGTCAAAGGCCTTCAAGATCTATGTGATCCAACAAAATTTCATCTGGTTGTAAAAGCAGCTAGGAGGGTGTCAaactacaacacaaacaaagttGAATATGGAAAGCCATCTACTGCAGTGAAAATTGGATTTTCTCTCAAAGGGGCAACAGAAGCCTGGATTGGAAGCTGTTTGATGACATCAAACATTTTAGGTGAGAAGAAGGCCAAGAAATTTAAGGAGTTGCTGGATAATTCTTGGTCCAGCTATGTGTCTGCAAATGCTCATAGTACCATGGAACAAAGGAAATGGCATAATGAGGATTGTGTACCTTTGACAGAAGATGTTATCACCTTGCAGAAATACTTGCGGAAAATAGAGGATGAGGCAAAAGCAGAGTTGAGTAAGCGTGTGAGCACCACTGCGTACAAAATGTTAAGTGAGAGCCTTCTTGCACAAATAATCATATTCAATAAGAAGCGTGAAGGAGAAGCTTCCCGGTTAACCCTGGACACATTTCTAAAAGCAGACTCTGGCCCAGTAAATAAGGACATTTATGAAACCTTATCACCAGTGGAACAGCAACTTAGCCACAGATTGACACGCCTAGTGACCCgtggaaagagaggaagaaaagtgcCCGTTCTTCTCCTCGAGCGCACCAAATCCTCACTTGAATATCTAATCAAAAAGCGCAGCGAAGTTGGTGTACTTGATGAAAACCCATTTTTGTTTGCTAGGATAGGTACAACAACTAATATTCGTGGGTGTGACTGCCTTAGGAAGTATGCAGAGAAGAGCAAGGTAAGCCACCCAGAGCTCCTTAGGTCAACAAAACTGAGAAAGCATGTTGCTACCTTATGTCAGCTTCTGGACCTTGATAATCAAGAACTTGAACAAGTGGCTCGTTTTATGGGACATGATATCAGAGTCCACTGCGAATACTAtaggcaaacagacaaaaccttTCAGGTTGCTAAAATAGGAAAACTTCTGTTTGCAATGGAACATGGAGCACAGTCGCTCAAAGGAAAGAGTCTGAAGACACTGGACTCTGTAGTCTTTG GACATGAAGGCACTACGAAGAAGGgctttaaacaaacagaacagacaGAGACTTCAGATGGAGACATTCTAAAAG ATAGAGAACATTTGCAGCTGACCATGCTAAGCTCACCTGTTAAGAGTCAGAGGACTGTAACTAGCAGAGGACATGACTCTGAAGATGAAGTTAATGCTGATGATGCTGAAGATGAAGCTAATGCTGATGATG GagaggtgaaaaagaaaactgcaagtAAAAGAAGACTTGATGAATCTGAAAGTGATGATGAAGGGG GAGAGGTGAAAAAACGGACCACTGGAAGGACACTTGATAAGAGGCGGAAGGAAACTGCAAGTAAAAGAAGACATGACGAAAGTGATGATGAAGGGGGTAAGTCCAAACATACTttctctgcctgtctccctCTTTAG